The genomic window CAACGTTCCGAAAGGCCGCGATTTAGCCCTTCTGCGCCGCATCCACCTTGGCGATCTGGTCCAAAACCACAGCCGCCATCTTGTCCGGCTGGAATTTGGAGATGAAGGCATCCGCCCCCATCTGCCGGGCCTTCTCCTCGTTAGACCGGTTCGACAGGGAACTGTGGATGGCGATATGAATATGGGCCAGCGCCGGAATCTCCTTCACCCGCCGGGTGAAGGTGAAACCATCCATGTTGGGCATCTCGATATCGGAAAATATCAGGGTGAAGGGAGGCTTTTCTCCCCGCTCCAGATAGCCGTTGAGCAACTCCAGAGCTGCAGCGCCATCCTCCACCACGGTATGAGCCAAACCCATCTGGGTCAGGGCGGAGGCGATCAACCCCCGTGCGGCTTTGGAATCGTCCACCGCCAGAATGTGATGCTCCTTGCGCACCACCTGCCGGGCCTGATCCAAGAGGGTATCGGAAATGCGGTCCTCGATACCGATCAGATCCCCCAGCAGTTTTTCCACGTCCAGAATCTGAATGGTCTTGCCCTCGTGATAGGTCACGGCAGTCAGATAGCTGCGATCATAGATGTGGCCCTTGGGACTGTGGATCTCGTCCCACTTCTTGTTGATCAACATGTTGGGCCGCTCGACCAGGAACCCCTGCACCGAGGTGGAATACTCCAGCACCATGACATAGGAGAGGGTGGTGCGATAGGCGATGGGCGTCAAACCCATGGCCTGCCCCAGATCGATGAGCGTGATGGCCTGCCCGCGAAAATCGATGGTCCCCTTGACCGCCGGCTTGGAACCGGAGATCACCGTAACCTGCTTGGGGCACTCCAGAATTTCGATGATCTTGAAGACATTCAGCCCGTACAACTGGCCATCGGTGAGATAGAAGGTCAACATCTCCATCTCGTTGTTGAAGGCCAGCCGCGCCCGGCGGTTCACATCATCCAGCACATCATCCTTCATGTCACTACCTCTCCTATTCCCACGCTGCCAAACCTTTCCATCGCCGAGACGCCCATTTTACTCTTTTTTTTCATCAAATGTTCGGGAAAATACGCGACGGAAGCCATTGCAATCCCCGACCACTCTGATTAAATATGCCTCATCGGGGAAATTTTGCCAAATGGAGGATTCCTTGGA from Magnetococcales bacterium includes these protein-coding regions:
- a CDS encoding chemotaxis protein CheV, yielding MKDDVLDDVNRRARLAFNNEMEMLTFYLTDGQLYGLNVFKIIEILECPKQVTVISGSKPAVKGTIDFRGQAITLIDLGQAMGLTPIAYRTTLSYVMVLEYSTSVQGFLVERPNMLINKKWDEIHSPKGHIYDRSYLTAVTYHEGKTIQILDVEKLLGDLIGIEDRISDTLLDQARQVVRKEHHILAVDDSKAARGLIASALTQMGLAHTVVEDGAAALELLNGYLERGEKPPFTLIFSDIEMPNMDGFTFTRRVKEIPALAHIHIAIHSSLSNRSNEEKARQMGADAFISKFQPDKMAAVVLDQIAKVDAAQKG